The Cyclopterus lumpus isolate fCycLum1 chromosome 1, fCycLum1.pri, whole genome shotgun sequence sequence TGCTCTCTCAAGCGCCATATCTGAGTCTATAGCAGAACACACTGTACGTTTTAAGTCAATATTTATGGAATTGTGTCTCCCTATACTGTACAGTTCATGCTAATGTCCCGTTGAatctgttttcctttgcagtTCTGTGGGGCACAGAGCTGATGGAGGACAGTGACAGCAGTCGAGAGAGGTACCTCAGGAACGTGCTGAGGGAGATGATTACATATATCACATTCCTCATCACCATTTGTATCTGTAAGTAACCGCCCCAAAAGCCCGTAAAAGGATGTGAGATTTATGAACACTGTTGGTCTTCAGAACAATCAGCTTTTTTAAGTggcaaaacattttaataaattgtTCATGGTGATGCGACAGCGCCAGAAAGATCTCGggtaacaataaacacaattgtAACCAGTATGTCACTGTGCCCATTACATCATTTCCTGTTCAAGACAGTAGGATTTATTGTATAGTAACTGAAAAAAAGTATTCTATAACAATTaatattatacagtatacacacactggGCATGTGATGTAAACATAGCTTCAGAGGGACACATTGTTTAAAGATTATGCCCAAAAATATGTGGAACATTTTAGTGACATATctataaagtaaaatattaagTAGTGTCCTAAAAGTTAGCCCAGGACTGAAGTGAATTGACAGTTGATCCAAGTGACTCAGAGAAAGCACTTTAAAATATGCCACCACGGGCACCTTTTTTGGAGCTGAAAAGTTATTTTCCAAGCTCACACTGTCAGCTTGATGGTTTTGGCAGCTGGAAAACGGAACTCTGACACTCGTCCGGGTGCTTGGATTTCAACAACAGCATAAATTTGATAGGCGCATTTTGGGATGGTAAAAAAGTTAATGGAAATCCCAAATTTCAAATGTGTGGTAACGTTTCtctactctttttattttttttgctgcgATGAAAAATGCCAAACTATGGTTTAGGGTGGATCAGGAAATGATTTATTGGCAGACTGGATAGAGGCACATTCTGCCAAGCAGACCTTGCCTATTAAACATAGTTTCCAGAGCTGCTCCCTACGTCTACTGAATGCTACATGGAATAGCAATGCATAGGTGACACAAAATGAAGTCTGACCTCTTCCAGTCTTTGAATTACATAGCAGATGTAAATTGCACATTGATACACCCTCTCTGTTCATTCTTCTCTGTGTCATTCTCCAATGTAACAAGGGCTTGTAATGTAGCTGGTGCTGATAGGAATATCACTTTCCGTAATGGTTATGTTGTATTGTGCTTCGCTCTGCAGTGACTTATGGGATGGTGAGTGCCAATATGTACTACTACACCAAAGTCATGTCTCAGCTTTTTTTGGACACGCCGCTGTCTGCCGGGGACCCTTCCTCTTTTAGAAGCCTCTCAACCATGGAGGATTTCTGGAAGGTAAAATGCAAAATTCATCACTTTTTTGTAAACTAAAATGTCTTCTATTTTAGATATTATCTTTTATCATTGTGTTACATCTGGAGAAAAGAAGTCTCTGCACATGTAGGTCGGAAGGTCCGACGCAAGATTTTAAAGGAGCagttatattgtgtatatatgaaAAAACACCAACTGTGAACTGTCAGAAGCGGAGCTATGTACAATACACATTTGtttcttgatttcttttgtacTTTGGAAAGGTTGATGCTACCAGGCATTTTTGGTGATAAACAATCACAATAATAGACCTTCAGGGTATCTATCATCTCCCCTGTGTCGTAATTCTGTCTGTCCTACACTTACAGTTCACAGAGGGACCTTTCCTCAATGGCATGTACTGGGAGGTGTGGTACAACAACAAGAGTCTGCCAGAGAATCAGAGTCTCATCTACTACGAGAACCTCCTCCTCGGGGTGCCACGGCTCCGGCAGGTCAAAGTCCGAAACGAGTCCTGCTCCGTCCACGAAGATCTGAGAGACGAGGTGCTGGACTGCTACAACATGTACACCCAAACCAATGAGGAGACGACCTCCTTTGGCCCCAAGAATGGAACCGCGTAAGTCcatgcatttcatttcacacCGTTCAATTACATTATTTGATCAGTTTTAAAAGGAGGCTGGATCTGTATCGAATGTATTACACGAACACATGTCGACATGCTACATCTTTTCTTTCGGTTATCCCTTAGGTGGATGTATACGGCAGAGAATGACATGAACGGGAGCGGTTATGTGGGCCAGATATCTAAATATAGAGGTGGAGGATACTACCAAGACCTGTCCCGAACTAAAGAGGAGTCAGCAACCCAACTGCAGTTTCTCAAAGACCAGCTGTGGTTGGACAGAGGCACCAGAGCGGTGTTCCTCGACTTCTCTGTCTACAATGGGAACATCAACCTTTTCTGCATCGCCAGGTAAGACTCTTCAATCTAATATCTATTTACAATGTTATCTCTAGGTTTCAGATGTATTGATCTGATATGGAATACTGAGAACCTCCAGTACAATAATGACAGAACAATGGCACCTGGTAGTTATGAAATGGTTTCATCAGATGCAAAACATTCTTCAAAAAGGCATCTCATCTTTCATCTAACATTTGGTTTAtccaaagtttaaaaaaaaaaaagacaaagggtTACGTTTTGTGTGCTTGCTGCTCAACATTTACAgtagaaacattttaaatagaaagagaaaaactcATCGTGGGtatcttcctccctccttgaCACACATGAATCAGTTgctatatttttatttcttcttcatctAATTTACATCTAAAACAGTTGTTGTCTTcacattgtttcttttgtctgacaAACATTTCTAAATCCAAAGATATACAATTTAAGCGAATGTGAAACAGAGAAAAAGTATACAACTTTAGTGAATGTTTGGTATTTCCGCTTGATAACCGACTTAAATAACTCATTAATTATCAGAATGGCTGTCAAATTAATAGCCTTTATAGTCCACCTCATTTGGTTGGCAATCTTGATTTACATACCtgtgctttatttttaaatgtatgcatttgtCAGGTTGTTGGTGGAGTTTCCTGCTACTGGTGGGGTGGTGACCTCCTGGCAGTTCCAAACAGTGCGTCTGATACGATATGTGTCCGGCTGGGACTACTTTGTGGGTCTGTGTGAGGtggctttctgtctcttcatccTCTACTACATGGTGGAGGAAGTGCTGGAGATCCGCATCCACCGCTTGCATTACTTCAAGAGCCTGTGGAACTGCCTGGATGTTCTCATTGTCGTGGTGTGTATCATCGTTATTAAAGTCGTTCGTAATCATTTTAACCAGACTGACCgagtttgttgttttctctgtctTCAGTTGAGTGTCGTTGCCATCATTATGAACATAACCAGAACCGCCATGGTTGGCAACCGTCTGAAAGGCCTGTTGGAGAACCACAATGCTCACCCGAGTTTTGAGCCTTTGGCCAACCTGCAGATCCAGTTCAACAACATGGCCGCagtcattgtctttttttcctggaTAAAGGTACACATCTTTTCCATTTGGTTCATAATCAGACCTAAAACACCACAGCGAAAGAACCCAAATATTGTCCCGCCGGTTCATCATTTCTCACATTCTTGCAGCTTTTTAAGTTCATCAACTTTAATAAGACCATGAGCCAGCTGTCCGGCACTATGTCTCGCTGTGCCAAGGACCTTGTGGGTTTTgccatcatgttcttcatcatcttcctggCGTACGCTCAACTAGCCTACCTGGTGTTTGGAACCCAAGTCAACGATTTCAGCACTTTCCAAGCCAGCATGTATGTAATTCAGCGTTAACTCCACACATGTACAAAACCATCTGAAACAACTGCTGTTTTCCTAAAATGTAGTTTCTGGTTGTGTAGATTTACCCAGTTCCGTATCATTCTGGGAGACTTTGAGTTCTCAGAAATAGAGGAAGCAAATCCAGTGCTTGGACCCATCTACTATACAACCTTtgtcttcttcattttctttattctcatGGTGAGTAGGGTGTAGATacctgttgtgttcatgttgtttaCATACACCCCCTCACGAACACAAGAACACCCATTCTCATCCTTTCTGTATAGAACATGTTCCTGGCCATCATCAATGACACATACTCTGAGGTGAAGGCCGACATGTCCCAGCAGAGGTCTGAGATGGAAATGACTGATCTCCTTAAGAAGGTATTGAACTACATGTATCATTCTTTTTGGCGTGGCAGATTAAGTCCATTAAATCAACCGTAGCAGCCTTGGCCATGAAAGAACTGCTCTCGAAGCGAAGTAAGTTGAAGGACTCTTCTCTCTCAGGGCTGTAACAAAGCTTTGATGAAGTTGAGACTCAAGAAGACGGCAGTAGACGACATCTCCGACAGTTTGCGTCAGGCGGGGGGCAAACTAAACTTTAATGAACTCCGCCAGGATCTTAAAGGGTAAAGACAACTTCATATAACACTAAACGCTATGAACTATGATGATATTATTTCAATGCTACATGTCCTGAGATTGTTTCGATTGCTTTCTTTCCTCAGAAAGGGCCACACAGACTCAGAGATCCAGGCAATCTTTGCCAAGTATGATCACGATGGCGACCAGGAGCTGACGGAGCATGAACACCAGCAGATGAGAGACGacctggagaaagagagagtgagtgatGCCGCCAACAGCAACGCGTGGAGAAAACGCAACACACCTGCATGCGTGTGGTATTTTAAGCTCAGCCAAAACAACACTGCAGATGTTCAGTGTGTCTCTGCTCGCTTGCCAGGAGGACTTGGATCTGGAACGCAATTCGCTGACTCGACCCAGTAGTGGGCGGAGCTTTCCTCGTACACAGGAGGACTCGGAGGAAGACGATGATGAGGATAGCGGCCATAGCTCTCGTCACCGCGGCAGCAGCTCAGGGGGCGTCTCCTATGAAGAGTTTCAAGTGTATGgagcttttattattatatattaatataacttACATGCAGGTTAATGATGAATGAATGCTGAACTTGTACTGATGAATAATAGAAATAATGGCATCAGTTTGAAAACATATGAGGTTATCTTCAAGGCCCTACCAATactagatttgtttttttaccaataTTGTTATTTGAGTTTCAAAAGTCTGATAATAATATATCAGTCGATaatcttttgtttcctttttaaacattttaagaagGATTCCTACTGAACAGGAAATTTAATAGCCTATACTTTACAAATATAAACCTTCCATGGTAGTCAAACTATGTAaaggattatttttttcttaataataaatgtatatgacTGTAGTAGTACGAcacatttaatgtgtatttataataaAGGGGACTTACGTCTCTCTGTTTCCCAGGCTGGTGAGACGTGTGGACAGAATGGAGCACTCAATCGGCAGCATAGTGTCCAAAATAGATGCTGTGATCGTGAAGTTGGAAACTATGGAGAGAGCTGTACTCAAAAGGAGAGATGTGCTGGGCAGACTGCTGGACGGAGTCATGGAGGTGAGACGCTGTGGAGacacagagtgagagggagTTTTAGATTTGAAAACATAAGACTCTAATTACATTAATTTTGTTGATCCATATCTGCTGGATCTGTTAATGGGCAACTGATTACTAATCTGCAATATCAACTTAAAATGTGGTCAGGGgtttgtttacagcttgtttctgctgcccccaagtggccaaagaAATCCGTTGTTGCAGGTTTAAATAACTGGGTTACAGACGCCTTTCTGCAATGACACGAAAAGGAAAACCTGATTTCCTGAGCTAGATTACTTCTGGAGAAAGCTGATTCCTTCGTACATCTTACATCATAAATGCAATTAACATAAATAAGCCCTTGTTCCATAATTAGTTATGCAGATCTACAGTAATCTATTGTTACAACAGTTTCTTATGTGCATGTAAACAAGACGTACAACTTAATCTGTTGTTGTCCGTCAGGATGAGCGTCTGGGACGGGACACAGACGTCCACAGTGAGCTGATGGAGAGGCTAGTGAGGGAGGAACTGGAGCGCTGCGAGTCCGACGATGTGGTCTCACAGGTCAGCCACCCACAGCCTGCCACTCCCGTCGGGCCCCGGCCCCGTCCGTCTTCTTCCCTGTCCACCGACGGCCTCGACATGAGCACGAACGGGAGCAGCCATGTGTGAGGACGGGGCCCGGTCATGAATACTCCACTctggcaaagaaaaaaactctgTACTGGAAATATCCCTGCAGCGGTACAAGTAACCAAGTAACCAAGATAATATTTCATGAGGTATTACAAAGGAGGTGACAAAATCAAACGCACTTCACCTCAAATACTTAATTGCACTGAAAGTGAGAGTTCTTCTGTGATGCATCTAAATGTATTCACTAAAGCTATCTTCAAGTATAACTTTAACAGGATGATGAAAGGAAACATTACAATGTGGAAAGAGGTTGAAGAATAACGTATTCACAGtacagtgtgacatcacagtaTTAGATATAATACACCAGCCTGCAACCGTATTTGTGTGAATACACAGCGTATGCTTTTAGTATTCAATGAGAAATATGCTCACCTGCTTTTGATTACTGTATccacacattttacacaaataccaaaaatgcatttctgtttattttgctgATTAtctttttcataattttaaTACACAGTAGGTTCAAGTGTGGcacattctgtcatatttacTTATCCTCTGTACATCAATTAAGCTTCAAATTAAATAGCTTATCATTTTATGATACATATTGTAACTTAAAACAAACTTCGATTTGGAGTGCATCGAGTGTTCATGGGAAACCCATGCATTTACTATTTTGTGTCTGTgccttacatttttttacaatctatttctttttttaatttgttatgccaaataaagtgttattaaaatatatacgtttcttttatttgttgcactttcTCTGGCTTGGATTATGATTAATTTTAAGTGACAAGAAAACAGCCACGTCATTAACCACATTTTATAAAACATCTTacttttcaaacattttaacataattTATACCACATgctttatacattatatatgttatgtatatatatatatatatatatatatatatatatatatacatacttattcttatttattatgATCACATTTCCTTCCTTGTATAAACTAATTTGAAGATACCGAGAACTAAGTAATGCTACAATTAAAATATGACTGCCAATGCACACCAGAGGAATCTATTAAAAAATGTGACATGGTGATGTACAAATATACTGTACTAAAAGATTAAAGTATTAATCTCTGGCCAGTTCACTCGGATGTGATCCAGTATTGCAGCAACACATTAAAGCTTTTGCAGGAGTTCTAAAGCGGTGGCTTTTTAGTTACTTTGAGTTTCTAATTTGCTGTTGATTTCCTTGAAAGTAGCCTAatttaaatcaaagaaaataTCAAATAATTATTCATGTGTTATTGTAAACATTATTCTTTATGTTGAATTGTATgttaatttgtgtttgtgtatgttcaCACTATAATACTATCAAATTATATAGTTCTTTCCTCGAAAAACGTTCTTGGAAATCATTAGGAAATTACTGCTCTGTAAAAGTATTCTTTTCAATACGATCATGAcccaaaacaacattaaaacacactgcactgaaaaaaacacacacaaagaacaatGTTACATGAAAATGTTTATACATGTTTTCAAAAATCTGTATCATAATATAAATGGGGGGTATTTTTTATTAAGCTCAGATCTGTTTGACCTAAATTCCAGCAGCATGTCCACGTCCCCAACAGAGGAAACAACCTCCTGGACCGTGCTGACACAAATATTCCCGGCAGCTACAAAGCACTCCCCTCCTCCGACTTTGGATAATCAGCTTCTGCTGCCCACCTCCTCCCAGCTGattaaaccaaccaaaccatCAGGAAGAAAACCCAGTTTAATTGTTGACCGATGAAGTTATTCAGACTGTACAGACATTGCAGGGATCTCCCAGGAGAACAAAATCAATCTTAAAGAATATACATCCACACATATCAGCAAGTGTGTTGATGATGTGGTGATCACAAAGACACTAAAATCAGTCCCCGACAAGAAAGCCTGAATgaatgaagaggagagaagaggacactATCCCAAAAAGATGCTTTTTCATCAGGTGACAATGAAGCATAAAGCGTCGCCCGGGAACAAAGATTTAAAACTGCCACCGAAGAGGCAAAGCGGAGGCGtcaagagagacctcaacaccaacaacactaaAGATATGTGGCAGGCGATCCAGAATGTGACAGGAGGAGGCCACACAGATAACTCAACACCCTTTAAGCTCGCTTTGATCTCCTCAACAAAGAGTCAAGGACCGGCCACTGTCAGTATCCACAGGTGGATGTGAGAAAACCCCTGATGAGAGTCAATATGAGTGCAACTGTTTGGCCTCGTAACATCCCCGGTTGTGTACTGAGAACATGTGCCAACCAGCTGAGGTTCATCGCTTACATTTTCACAGGAGAGTGTTCCCCGCCCTGCTTCAAGAGACCCACCAGCTAGCCTGGACCCTCACCAGTTTGCATACAGAACCAGTAGATCCACAGAGGACGCCGTGTCCACTTCTCTCCACTCACTTGAAAATAACAAACGCCGACATCAGAATGATGCTGAGTTGATTTCGGCTCAGCGTTCAAGACAATCTCCCCCGTGAAACTGATTGGTTAGATAGTCGAAAGGCCATATCCGTGTCACTGTCCATGTGTGAACATCTCCTACGCATCAGAAAACCTtcgggtttaaaaaaaacaactccaacagtgtgaaaaataaaatacattgaacCTAAAACTTTGAGACACATGGTTTTAACCAAAGATTACAAAACtgatgtttacattcaggtttgtCTGAGCCCTACGGAATATCACACTATATGAattcaaaaacataaacacacacacaaaaaaaaagaggttttgGGGAAAATTTGCTTATTCACTTttgagttagatgagaagatcaatattCTGATATctagatatgagagtggtatcagtTATCTACATCTAACTGCAAAAAAGCAAATAATGGTGTACTATTATTTTACAGGTGAAGTTCTCAATGAACAGCTATTGGCCTGGTTCGTTGAAGCCAAAAGTAAAAGGTGCATAATCACACATTTAAGTAAACTTCTTGATGTAGCGAAGTTTCAGATAGGCGATGATGAGGAATATGAACATCATAACGGTCAGCGCCACATGATTCTCCCACAGTCCCCAGGTGGTGTACTCTATTCCCATGTAGTCCAGATACTGCTCTCCTGTACACCTGAAATAACAAT is a genomic window containing:
- the pkd2 gene encoding polycystin-2 isoform X2 produces the protein MSSSRVRPQQPPQSQTGTLDSGEGMEMENIQHQDLGLGGVTGTPSPPSRQAWSRDNPGFEAEEEIMEADWPPASPGRRSVSTASSSSGSSGLGNYTGAGSSTQIPRGGLYPTPTVDARQQDGHNHRSCMKQILQRIRILWGTELMEDSDSSRERYLRNVLREMITYITFLITICILTYGMVSANMYYYTKVMSQLFLDTPLSAGDPSSFRSLSTMEDFWKFTEGPFLNGMYWEVWYNNKSLPENQSLIYYENLLLGVPRLRQVKVRNESCSVHEDLRDEVLDCYNMYTQTNEETTSFGPKNGTAWMYTAENDMNGSGYVGQISKYRGGGYYQDLSRTKEESATQLQFLKDQLWLDRGTRAVFLDFSVYNGNINLFCIARLLVEFPATGGVVTSWQFQTVRLIRYVSGWDYFVGLCEVAFCLFILYYMVEEVLEIRIHRLHYFKSLWNCLDVLIVVLSVVAIIMNITRTAMVGNRLKGLLENHNAHPSFEPLANLQIQFNNMAAVIVFFSWIKLFKFINFNKTMSQLSGTMSRCAKDLVGFAIMFFIIFLAYAQLAYLVFGTQVNDFSTFQASIFTQFRIILGDFEFSEIEEANPVLGPIYYTTFVFFIFFILMNMFLAIINDTYSEVKADMSQQRSEMEMTDLLKKGCNKALMKLRLKKTAVDDISDSLRQAGGKLNFNELRQDLKGKGHTDSEIQAIFAKYDHDGDQELTEHEHQQMRDDLEKEREDLDLERNSLTRPSSGRSFPRTQEDSEEDDDEDSGHSSRHRGSSSGGVSYEEFQVLVRRVDRMEHSIGSIVSKIDAVIVKLETMERAVLKRRDVLGRLLDGVMEDERLGRDTDVHSELMERLVREELERCESDDVVSQVSHPQPATPVGPRPRPSSSLSTDGLDMSTNGSSHV
- the pkd2 gene encoding polycystin-2 isoform X1 — protein: MSSSRVRPQQPPQSQTGTLDSGEGMEMENIQHQDLGLGGVTGTPSPPSRQAWSRDNPGFEAEEEIMEADWPPASPGRRSVSTASSSSGSSGLGNYTGAGSSTQIPRGGLYPTPTVDARQQDGHNHRSCMKQILQRIRILWGTELMEDSDSSRERYLRNVLREMITYITFLITICILTYGMVSANMYYYTKVMSQLFLDTPLSAGDPSSFRSLSTMEDFWKFTEGPFLNGMYWEVWYNNKSLPENQSLIYYENLLLGVPRLRQVKVRNESCSVHEDLRDEVLDCYNMYTQTNEETTSFGPKNGTAWMYTAENDMNGSGYVGQISKYRGGGYYQDLSRTKEESATQLQFLKDQLWLDRGTRAVFLDFSVYNGNINLFCIARLLVEFPATGGVVTSWQFQTVRLIRYVSGWDYFVGLCEVAFCLFILYYMVEEVLEIRIHRLHYFKSLWNCLDVLIVVVCIIVIKVVRNHFNQTDRVCCFLCLQLSVVAIIMNITRTAMVGNRLKGLLENHNAHPSFEPLANLQIQFNNMAAVIVFFSWIKLFKFINFNKTMSQLSGTMSRCAKDLVGFAIMFFIIFLAYAQLAYLVFGTQVNDFSTFQASIFTQFRIILGDFEFSEIEEANPVLGPIYYTTFVFFIFFILMNMFLAIINDTYSEVKADMSQQRSEMEMTDLLKKGCNKALMKLRLKKTAVDDISDSLRQAGGKLNFNELRQDLKGKGHTDSEIQAIFAKYDHDGDQELTEHEHQQMRDDLEKEREDLDLERNSLTRPSSGRSFPRTQEDSEEDDDEDSGHSSRHRGSSSGGVSYEEFQVLVRRVDRMEHSIGSIVSKIDAVIVKLETMERAVLKRRDVLGRLLDGVMEDERLGRDTDVHSELMERLVREELERCESDDVVSQVSHPQPATPVGPRPRPSSSLSTDGLDMSTNGSSHV